TGTTCCTCTGCAATCATTTTCAAGTGGCCCGTCAACACTTCTTGACGGGTGACGAAGCGATCACCCGTCTGCCAGGTGAGCACACAGTCGTCGGCCAGATCATCGACGACCGCTTCCATGTCACCTTTCTCGTAGGCAGCGATCACTCGGTCACGAAGCTGACTCAATTCGGGCGGAACGGTTGCATGACTCTCGGCACGACCATGAATCGTATCCAGGCAAGAAAACGTTACGAGGAATGCAACGGCGAACAAATGCTTCATGATGGTTTCGTCTCCCTCTTTGTCGTTCTAAGCTAGCGATTCGAGACACTCGATCACGCGTTGGATCTCGTCGGGTAGGGGCGCTTCGAAGGTCATTCGTTTACCACTCTGCGGATGTTCGAGCGTCAAGCGGCGCGCGTGGAGTGCTTGCCGCTGAAGAAGAACCTGTGCTGCGGACGCATCGTGCAAGCCCGTCAACATGCCAGCGGTCACCTCGGCATGTCCGGCATACAGCCGATCACACAAAATGGGGCTTCCAATGTGGCTAAGATGGACGCGGATTTGATGAGTGCGACCGGTCTTGGGCGTCACGCGAACCTGAGTGAACCGACCTCGCCGTGCGATCACCTCGTAAAACGTTGACGCCGGCTTGCTGGTGCTGTGGCTTTCGCGAATCGCCATTTTATCGCGTTGATACGGATGTCGGCCAATCGGTGCATCAATGATGTCACGATCGCGGTCCAGCCGTCCGGCGGTGATCGCAAAATACTCTTTCTCAACGGTGCGATCAGCGAATTGGTTGGAAAGGTGCATATGGACCGCATTCGTCTTGGCCACGACGATCACGCCGCTCGTGTCTCGGTCCAACCGATGAACAATGCCTGGCCGCGTTGGGCCCCCCACATCGGAAAGCGATTGAAAACGAAAAGCCAATGCGCTGGTCAGTGTTCCAGTCCAATTGCCTCGAGCCGGATGAACCACCATCCCCGCCGCCTTGTTCACGACGACAAAGCCATCGTCTTCGTACAAAACGTCTAACGGGATATTTTCGCCGATCGTATCGTCGGAAACCGGCTCCGGCACTCGAAACCGAATCCGCTGGCCCGCTTTCAATTTGATACTCGGCCGAACGGTACGGCCATCTAAGGTGGCACCTTCCGCTTGGATCGCATGCGTGATTTGGCTGCGACTAAATCCATCCGACGCCTGTGTCAAAAACAGGTCGATCCGTTGGCCAGCGGCAGAGTCGGGAACGACGATGTCACGAAACACAGGCTCCACAAGATTCGAAGGCGCAGCGGAGTCAACGTTCAAGCTATCGTCGAGCTCATCTCCCTCAACGACGCGATCGGTGACCTCACTGCGGTCGTGTTCATTCCTCACGAGGGATCCGGGGCCGTCGTTTCCGCCTCGGGGCGAGATTCACTTGCATCGGTTTCTTCAGCATCGCTAACCTCTTCTGCGGCGCTGGTTTCTTCGACATCGTCCGTTTCTTCTACGGCGCTAGCTTCCTCAACGGCGCCGGTTTCTTCAGCGGCGCTGGTTTCCTCAGCGGCGTTGGCCGCCGTCTCGTCGGTTACGTCGGCCTGTTCGCTACCGGCGGGCATATCAAGGCCACCCACGGGTGCTTCGTCGCTGGTTTCCCCGAGATCAAGATCCGGCAGATTGAGGTCCGGCAAATCGGGCAAACTCGATCCGCTGGGCAATGAAGGTGGCAACGAAGGGTCGGCAGGCGTGAAATCCTGGTCGGCAAACCACGCCATGAACTTCGTCGTGTCCGGATCATTCAAGGCGGTGATCCGATCTTGGCAGGCCTTCGCCATCTCTTCGCTTTCACCGACTTTGATGCAATCTTCATAAGCGGCAATCGCTTCCTCGATGCTTCCCATCGCTTCGGCGGATCGTGCGATGCCATAGTGAGCTCGCGACTTCAGCAACTTGTCTTTGCCATTGCTGAGCGCGCTTTCGAATGCAGTCTTCGCGTCGCTGAGCTGAGTTTCCGCATCGGACCGATTCAGAAACAGCGTCCGGGTTCCCTGAGCCAACAAAGCGCTGCCACGGTAAAGGTCGGCCCAAGAGGCGGCAGGGGCGCCGGGATACTGGGTTCCAACGGTGGCCAGTGCTTCGGGATCCTGTGTCTCGGACTCCTGAATCAGCTTCAATGTAGCATCACTTCGCCGCCCCGAAACCTTGCTGCTGTACAGCGAATACCAAATCGCCGCGACGGCCAACAGCACGACGGCAATCGCAATTTGTCGCGAATAGGGCTCGATCGCCCGATTAATGTTGCCAAGATGGTTGGCAAGGATGTTTTCTTGAAGTTCGTGGCGGCGTTCGCTTTTCATCGATTCGTCTTTACGGGGCTGGACTTTCAGACATTTGAGCCACCGAAGTATAGAAATCGCAGGGACTTAGCGTCAATAGAGCCAATCCAAAACCGCGTGGATCTCTAAACGTGCCGTAAAAGGAGGAGGTCGGCTGACATCGTCACCTCCGTTGCGGTCATCGATTCAAGGCTATTCTGCTGGGAATGCCGAGCGCCGCGGTACGTCATCGCCAGTGCGTCGGCAATCGCATCCGGCAGCAATTCGGCGCGGTGTTCCCAACGCTTGTGCTCGGCGAGTTCTAACCCAGCCTCGGCCATTTCCTCTGCAACCCGCTCCCAACGACTGCGGCGATGGCCGGCTTTCTGTACCTGTTGACGGAGTTCGATCAAGTCATCTTCTGCGGGTACGGCAACGATGCAAAAACCGTTGGGGCAGAGCACCCGACTGATTTCCGAGGCGGGACGACGTCCAAAAAGCGAAACCACACGATCGACCGACCGGTCGGAGGTGGGCAAACATCGATCGGCATTGGCCAAGACCCAAGTTCCCGCTGGCCAACGCCTTGCGGCAAGCTTGATGGCCCGTTTGGAAAGGTCGATCCCGCAATACCCGGCGGATTCCTTCGAAAAGAGTGCCGGTCCAAAGGAGCCTTCGCCGCAACCAAGATCGAGCGTTCGGGGGGGGGGCTCGGCATCCCGCTGGGTTGTTCGCTCAACCCAAGGCTGGATCGATTCGATCAGCCCCGACGCGTACCCGCGTGCAAGCCAGCGATGCCGGGCTAAGACCGCGGTATCGGAATCCCCAGGATTCTTCGACTTGCGGTCTTGAGGTTGCAGCAAGTTCCAATACCCTTCCTTGGCCTGGTCAAAATGATGTCCCGAGGCGCAAGTCAGCGAATGGTCACGCCGCTCAAGACGTTCCGAGCAGCGGCGAACGGTGCAGCGAAGTTCGAACATGATTCGAAACCCTGTTGGTTACCGGTGTCTTTCACTAGAATCTCGAGCCGAGCAGGTCCAACTCATTTTTGACAAGATATTTAGGTATGAAACAGATCCGGAATTTTTGCATTATCGCCCACATCGACCATGGCAAATCGACGCTGGCCGATCGGTTGATCCAAGCATGCGGGGGTGTGACACAGCGCGAGTTCCATGATCAGATGCTCGATTCGATGGAGATCGAGCGTGAACGGGGCATCACCATCAAAAGCAATACCGTGACGCTTTTCTACCGTGCTGCGGATGGAAAAGACTACCAGTTGAATCTGATTGATACACCCGGCCATGTCGATTTTTCTCATGAGGTTCGGCGTTCGTTGATGGCATGCGAGGGAGCCTTGATGGTGGTTGATGCATCCCAAGGGGTCGAGGCCCAAACGGTGGCCAACCTGTACTTGGCGATGGAGTATGATCTCGAACTCGTGCCCGTCATCAACAAAATTGACTTGCCCGCTGCGGATGTCGAGCGAGTGCGTGAAGAAATTGATGCCGATTTGGGCCTGGATCCGTTTGCCGCGATTCCGGTTTCGGCCAAGACAGGCGAAGGGATCGAGAACGTGCTGGAGGGGATCGTCAAACATCTGCCTTGTCCTCAAGGTGACCCGAACGCTCCGCTGAAAGCCTTGGTCTTTGACGCTCACTTTGACAAGTATCGAGGGGTGAT
This window of the Novipirellula artificiosorum genome carries:
- a CDS encoding putative RNA methyltransferase, which encodes MFELRCTVRRCSERLERRDHSLTCASGHHFDQAKEGYWNLLQPQDRKSKNPGDSDTAVLARHRWLARGYASGLIESIQPWVERTTQRDAEPPPRTLDLGCGEGSFGPALFSKESAGYCGIDLSKRAIKLAARRWPAGTWVLANADRCLPTSDRSVDRVVSLFGRRPASEISRVLCPNGFCIVAVPAEDDLIELRQQVQKAGHRRSRWERVAEEMAEAGLELAEHKRWEHRAELLPDAIADALAMTYRGARHSQQNSLESMTATEVTMSADLLLLRHV
- a CDS encoding YfgM family protein, whose product is MKSERRHELQENILANHLGNINRAIEPYSRQIAIAVVLLAVAAIWYSLYSSKVSGRRSDATLKLIQESETQDPEALATVGTQYPGAPAASWADLYRGSALLAQGTRTLFLNRSDAETQLSDAKTAFESALSNGKDKLLKSRAHYGIARSAEAMGSIEEAIAAYEDCIKVGESEEMAKACQDRITALNDPDTTKFMAWFADQDFTPADPSLPPSLPSGSSLPDLPDLNLPDLDLGETSDEAPVGGLDMPAGSEQADVTDETAANAAEETSAAEETGAVEEASAVEETDDVEETSAAEEVSDAEETDASESRPEAETTAPDPS
- a CDS encoding RluA family pseudouridine synthase, with product MFRDIVVPDSAAGQRIDLFLTQASDGFSRSQITHAIQAEGATLDGRTVRPSIKLKAGQRIRFRVPEPVSDDTIGENIPLDVLYEDDGFVVVNKAAGMVVHPARGNWTGTLTSALAFRFQSLSDVGGPTRPGIVHRLDRDTSGVIVVAKTNAVHMHLSNQFADRTVEKEYFAITAGRLDRDRDIIDAPIGRHPYQRDKMAIRESHSTSKPASTFYEVIARRGRFTQVRVTPKTGRTHQIRVHLSHIGSPILCDRLYAGHAEVTAGMLTGLHDASAAQVLLQRQALHARRLTLEHPQSGKRMTFEAPLPDEIQRVIECLESLA